The Thermodesulfovibrionales bacterium genomic interval ATGATATAAAAGAGATCTATAAAATGGGTTATTTTGATGATGTGAAGGTAGAGATGGAACCTGTGCCTGGTGGCGTAAAACTGATTTATGTCCTTAAAGAAAAACCCACAATCCAGAAGATCAATTTTGAAGGCAATGAGGAATTTGATGATCAGAAACTCAGAGAGAACATATCTATATCCCCGGGCTCAATAGCTGATGCTACGCTCATTCAGGATAATGCATCAAAGATAAAAGCCCTTTATGAAGAAAAGGGATATTATCTCACAAATGTTATTCCAGTCTTAAGAAAACTGAGAGAGGATACAGTAAGCCTTACTTTCATGATTGAAGAGGGTCCGGTGGTTAAAATAAAAAGGATTATTATTGAAGGAGCAGAAAAGATACCGCCAGAAAAGGTAAAGAAGGTGATGAAAACAAAGGAACGGGGTTTTTTCTCTTTTCTTACCAAGTCAGGTTACTACAAAAAGGACGAGATGAGAAATGATATTGAGAGAATAAAGGACCTCTACCTAAATAACGGTTACATCAAAATAGCTGTATCTAATCCAGAGCTAATGATTTCTGAAGATAAAAGAACAATGGAGATAAAAATAGCAATTCAAGAAGGAGAGCAATACAGAATTGATTCCATAGCTGTTGAAGGTAACAGGAGCTATCCTGAAGATGAAATCAGGAAACTTTTAAGCATAAAAAGGAACGATATATTCAGCAGGGAGGCTTTAAGGAAAGATATTTCCAGCATTGTGAATTTTTATTCAGAAAGAGGTTATGCCCTTGCCACGGTTATACCAGATGTCATACCTGATGATAGCAAGAAAACTGTAGAGCTTATTCTAAGGGTTCAGGAAGGAGACCTCTTCAGAATAGGACGAATAGAGATATTCGGAAATACAAAGACCTGGGACAAGGTCATAAGAAGAGAAATGAGGCTTGATGAAGGAGACATATTTAACAGCAAACTTCTCAGAAGGAGTTATGAAAGAATAAATAACCTTCAGTTTTTTGAGACTGTTGAGCTCAATCCAAAACCTGATGCAGAGGAAAAGAAAGTGGATATAGATATAAAGGTCAAAGAAAGACCAACCGGTATGCTCAGTGTTGGTGGTGGTTATAGTTCCATAGATAGATGGGTAGCAATGGTAGATTTAAGCCAGGGAAATCTTGGAGGAAGGGGGCAGTATCTCAAACTGAGAGGTGAATTCGGTGGCAGAAGGACACTCTATGAGCTCTCTTACAGGGATCCGTGGTTTCTGGATAAACCACTTTCTTTTGGCCTGAGTGTTTATAAATCTTCAAGGGAATATCCCCTTTATGATAGAAGGGCCACAGGATTTGAGATATCTTTTGGCAAAAGCTTTACAGAATACTGGGGTGGAAGCCTTTCCTATAATCTCGAGAAGGTTACAATAGAAAACGTAGATGATGCTGCCTCCCAGTTTATAAAGGATCAGCAGGGTACAAGAGTGACGAGCAGTATCAGTCCAACAATAGCAAGGGATTCAAGAGACAATTTCCTAGATCCTTCAAGAGGCTCAAGAAATGCCATTTATCTTACAGTTGCAGGTCTTGGAGGCACAAATGGTTTTATAAGATCTGTCTTTGATTCCGCATGGTTCTTCCCATGGGGCAAGACAACCTTTTCACTGAGGGGCAGGATAGGTTATGCCTCTGGAGCCTTTGGAAAAGATCTGCCCATATATGAGAGATTTTATGTTGGAGGTATATACACAGTGAGGGGACTGGGTTTTGGAGAGGCAGGACCTGTTGATGAGAATAATGAACCCATTGGAGGTACAAAGGAATTAATATTCAACCTTGAGTACATCTTTCCTCTTATTGAAGAGGCAAGGCTCAAAGGTGTATTATTCTTTGATGCAGGAAAGGCCTTTGAACAATCAGAACCCATGGATAGTCTCAGAAGAACAGCAGGTTTTGGAATAAGATGGATCTCTCCAATTGGCCCTATCAGGCTTGAATATGGAAGAAATCTTGATCCTAAACCCCATGAAAGTAAAGGAAGGGTGGAATTCACCTTTGGAACATTCTTTTAGTATTTGGATTATTTATGTCCCATCGGGACACTTAAAAAGGCAAGACCCTCAGGAAATCAAGAGAAACTGTGGATTAAACATCTCTCTTGATGAACTATGGAAATGCCTCATTGAGGAGGAGAAAATGTTTAGAAAAGGCATGAAGATTTTACTGGTCGGAATTATTTTTACACTTGCCCTTTTCGCCTGGAATGTTCTGGATAACTCGAGAAAAATTTTTCCGAGAGTCACTGGTGACGGACTCTTTTCAGAGGTGGAGGCTGCTGAAATTAAAATAGGTTATGTTGATCTCGGTAAAGCGCTCAACGATTCAAAGCGAGGGAAGGATGCCAAGGCAGAACTCGAAGCCCTTGTTAAACAGAAACAATCCCAGATTGATGAACTTGAAAAAAAGATTAATACTCAGAGAGCAGAGTTTGAAAAACAGGCGCCCGCCCTATCTGAAAAGGCAAGACAGGAAAAACAGGCAGAGATAGAAAGGTCTATTCAGGATTACCAGAAACTCGTACAGGATGCCCAGGCAGAGGTGGAGAAAAAGAGAAGAGACCTCACAACAGGCATATTGAAAGAATTAAGGGATATAATAAACGAGATAGGCAAGAAGGAAGGCTATACCATAATTCTTGAATCTTCTGAGGGATTGATACTTTATTCAAAGGAAGGACTTGATCTTACAGATCGCATAATAAAGATTTATGACGAAAGACAGAAAAAGTAATTATCCTTACTTTATTTATAATTTATATTAAAGGCAGGTGTACCCAAAGTATTTATAGAAAAGTATTTATTATTCACTTGTAAAGGATTAAATGAAACTTAAGGAGATCGCTGAATATCTTAAAGGAGAGCTCAGGGGAGAACCTGAGCTTGAGATAAGGGGAGTGGAAGGCATTGAAGATGCTATGGAAGGGGATATTACTTTTCTTAGAGGAGAAAAGCTACCTGACGGTATCGAGCTTAAAGCTGGAGCCATAATAGTGAAAGATTTCCTCGAAGGCCTATCTATCTCCCAGATCAGGGTTAAAAATCCTCAGTATGCCTTTGCAAGGCTTCTTGAGCTCTTTTATGTAAAGAAACATGAATTTAGAGGTGTAAGTAAAGAGGCCTTTATTGAAGAAGGAGTCGAGCTCGGCAAAAATATCTCAATCTATCCATTCGCCTATGTCTCAAGAGGAGCAAGGATAGGTGATAACACAATCATCGGTCCACATGTATTCATTGGAGAAAACAGCACCATCGGAAAGGATTGTCTTATATATCCAAATGTTGTGATAAGAGAGGGGGTCTCCGTTGGTAACAGGGTAATAATTCATTCTGGTACTGTAATAGGTTCAGATGGATTCGGCTATGTATTTGAAGACGGAAGGCATTATAAGATACCTCAGGTTGGCGGTGTAATAATCGAGGATGATGTGGAGATAGGAGCAAATGTAACCATAGACAGGGCTACAAAGGGCAACACAGTAATAATGAAAGGCACAAAGATAGATAACCTTGTACAGATTGCCCACAATGTAAAAATCGGGCCTCAGTGTATAATAGTTGCCCAGACAGGAATTGCTGGCAGCTCAAAACTGGGAGCAGGCGTTATTCTTGCAGGACAGGTTGGGGTAGCGGACCATATAAAAATAGGAGATGGTGTTAGGATCGGTGCACAGTCAGGAATAATGGAAGATATTCCTTCAGGCACCTATTTTGGAACTCCAACGCTTCCCCACAGGGAATGGTTCAGGCTCTATGCCCTTTACAAAAGATTGCCAGAATTATTTCAGAAGATAAAGGAATTAGAAGAAAAGATAAAAAATCTTGAAGGGAGGAAGGAACATGATTGACATCAAGGAAATTCAGTCCATACTTCCACACAGGTATCCCTTTTTACTTGTGGACAGGGTTGTTGAGCTTGAACCCAATGTGAGGATATCTGCTATTAAGAATGTCACTATGAATGAACAATTTTTTGTTGGTCATTTTCCAGGTAATCCAGTTATGCCAGGTGTTCTGATTATTGAGGCAATGGCGCAGGCTGCTGGAGTTCTTGCATACAAGTCAGGTGTTCAAGGCAAGCATGTATATTTTCTCTCAATAGAGAAGGCAAAGTTCAGAAAACCTGTAACTCCAGGTGACCAGCTTAGATTTGAGGTCAGGGTTTCCCATAACAGGGGGTCTGTCTGGAAGTTTTCCGGAGAGGCTTTTGTGGGAGATAAAATAGTTG includes:
- a CDS encoding OmpH family outer membrane protein translates to MFRKGMKILLVGIIFTLALFAWNVLDNSRKIFPRVTGDGLFSEVEAAEIKIGYVDLGKALNDSKRGKDAKAELEALVKQKQSQIDELEKKINTQRAEFEKQAPALSEKARQEKQAEIERSIQDYQKLVQDAQAEVEKKRRDLTTGILKELRDIINEIGKKEGYTIILESSEGLILYSKEGLDLTDRIIKIYDERQKK
- the bamA gene encoding outer membrane protein assembly factor BamA, whose amino-acid sequence is MSVAEATPEHGNISLEERKTSLSQKTSNLSEPATISQPVVILIEVSGAKRVTENAVRAKISHKVNEPVSSEKISNDIKEIYKMGYFDDVKVEMEPVPGGVKLIYVLKEKPTIQKINFEGNEEFDDQKLRENISISPGSIADATLIQDNASKIKALYEEKGYYLTNVIPVLRKLREDTVSLTFMIEEGPVVKIKRIIIEGAEKIPPEKVKKVMKTKERGFFSFLTKSGYYKKDEMRNDIERIKDLYLNNGYIKIAVSNPELMISEDKRTMEIKIAIQEGEQYRIDSIAVEGNRSYPEDEIRKLLSIKRNDIFSREALRKDISSIVNFYSERGYALATVIPDVIPDDSKKTVELILRVQEGDLFRIGRIEIFGNTKTWDKVIRREMRLDEGDIFNSKLLRRSYERINNLQFFETVELNPKPDAEEKKVDIDIKVKERPTGMLSVGGGYSSIDRWVAMVDLSQGNLGGRGQYLKLRGEFGGRRTLYELSYRDPWFLDKPLSFGLSVYKSSREYPLYDRRATGFEISFGKSFTEYWGGSLSYNLEKVTIENVDDAASQFIKDQQGTRVTSSISPTIARDSRDNFLDPSRGSRNAIYLTVAGLGGTNGFIRSVFDSAWFFPWGKTTFSLRGRIGYASGAFGKDLPIYERFYVGGIYTVRGLGFGEAGPVDENNEPIGGTKELIFNLEYIFPLIEEARLKGVLFFDAGKAFEQSEPMDSLRRTAGFGIRWISPIGPIRLEYGRNLDPKPHESKGRVEFTFGTFF
- the fabZ gene encoding 3-hydroxyacyl-ACP dehydratase FabZ, giving the protein MIDIKEIQSILPHRYPFLLVDRVVELEPNVRISAIKNVTMNEQFFVGHFPGNPVMPGVLIIEAMAQAAGVLAYKSGVQGKHVYFLSIEKAKFRKPVTPGDQLRFEVRVSHNRGSVWKFSGEAFVGDKIVAEAEFTAMVTDREL
- the lpxD gene encoding UDP-3-O-(3-hydroxymyristoyl)glucosamine N-acyltransferase translates to MKLKEIAEYLKGELRGEPELEIRGVEGIEDAMEGDITFLRGEKLPDGIELKAGAIIVKDFLEGLSISQIRVKNPQYAFARLLELFYVKKHEFRGVSKEAFIEEGVELGKNISIYPFAYVSRGARIGDNTIIGPHVFIGENSTIGKDCLIYPNVVIREGVSVGNRVIIHSGTVIGSDGFGYVFEDGRHYKIPQVGGVIIEDDVEIGANVTIDRATKGNTVIMKGTKIDNLVQIAHNVKIGPQCIIVAQTGIAGSSKLGAGVILAGQVGVADHIKIGDGVRIGAQSGIMEDIPSGTYFGTPTLPHREWFRLYALYKRLPELFQKIKELEEKIKNLEGRKEHD